The following coding sequences are from one Rutidosis leptorrhynchoides isolate AG116_Rl617_1_P2 chromosome 11, CSIRO_AGI_Rlap_v1, whole genome shotgun sequence window:
- the LOC139877398 gene encoding uncharacterized protein isoform X1 produces the protein MKAIAVVVAAATAATKSRNVRRKLQFSSIRDYSIMISTHINNNTTLNQSEPSIYSVDHRGPHHHLLSVPWSANQIRFAKARGSDVRPGNVIERKGKVYQVVKAQHSTQGRGGAIIQVELRDVDSGNKVNERFRTDETVEKIYVESKAYTYLYTDEETDSVVLMEPNTFVQLDVPKHLFGDSVAYLKDDITVSVELFNDRPMSASVPKRVTCTVAEAQVQMKGMGATPHNKKVLLDNGLRVEVPPHVLTGDKILIDTTDNSYISRA, from the exons ATGAAAGCCATCGCCGTCGTTGTTGCTGCCGCTACGGCAGCAACCAAATCAAGAAATGTTCGCAGAAAACTTCAATTCTCATCAATTCGTGATTACTCTATAATGATCTCAACACACATTAACAACAACACCACTCTAAATCAATCTGAGCCGTCGATTTACTCCGTCGATCACCGTGGTCCGCACCACCATCTTCTCTCCGTCCCTTGGTCCGCCAATCAGATTCGATTCGCCAAAGCTCGCGGCTCCGAT GTGAGACCTGGAAATGTTATTGAAAGGAAAg GAAAAGTTTATCAG GTTGTTAAAGCGCAACATTCGACTCAGGGAAGAGGAGGTGCTATTATCCAG GTAGAACTTCGTGACGTTGATAGTGGAAACAAAGTGAATGAACGTTTTCGCACCGATGAGACAGTTGAAA AGATATACGTTGAATCAAAGGCATACACATACCTGTACACTGATGAAGAAACTGACAGTGTTGTTTTAATGGA GCCTAATACTTTCGTGCAATTGGATGTACCCAAGCACCTATTCGGCGACTCTGTTGCGTATTTAAAAG ATGATATCACTGTGTCTGTGGAACTTTTCAATGATAGGCCCATGTCGGCATCAGTACCAAAACGAGTGACGTGTACAGTAGCCGAAGCACAAGTACAGATGAAGGGCATGGGAGCTACTCCTCA TAATAAAAAGGTGTTACTGGACAACGGACTCAGAGTAGAG GTACCACCTCATGTTTTAACGGGTGATAAGATACTTATTGACACCACTGACAACTCATACATAAGCAG GGCTTAA
- the LOC139877398 gene encoding uncharacterized protein isoform X2, with the protein MKAIAVVVAAATAATKSRNVRRKLQFSSIRDYSIMISTHINNNTTLNQSEPSIYSVDHRGPHHHLLSVPWSANQIRFAKARGSDVRPGNVIERKGKVYQVVKAQHSTQGRGGAIIQVELRDVDSGNKVNERFRTDETVEKIYVESKAYTYLYTDEETDSVVLMEPMSASVPKRVTCTVAEAQVQMKGMGATPHNKKVLLDNGLRVEVPPHVLTGDKILIDTTDNSYISRA; encoded by the exons ATGAAAGCCATCGCCGTCGTTGTTGCTGCCGCTACGGCAGCAACCAAATCAAGAAATGTTCGCAGAAAACTTCAATTCTCATCAATTCGTGATTACTCTATAATGATCTCAACACACATTAACAACAACACCACTCTAAATCAATCTGAGCCGTCGATTTACTCCGTCGATCACCGTGGTCCGCACCACCATCTTCTCTCCGTCCCTTGGTCCGCCAATCAGATTCGATTCGCCAAAGCTCGCGGCTCCGAT GTGAGACCTGGAAATGTTATTGAAAGGAAAg GAAAAGTTTATCAG GTTGTTAAAGCGCAACATTCGACTCAGGGAAGAGGAGGTGCTATTATCCAG GTAGAACTTCGTGACGTTGATAGTGGAAACAAAGTGAATGAACGTTTTCGCACCGATGAGACAGTTGAAA AGATATACGTTGAATCAAAGGCATACACATACCTGTACACTGATGAAGAAACTGACAGTGTTGTTTTAATGGA GCCCATGTCGGCATCAGTACCAAAACGAGTGACGTGTACAGTAGCCGAAGCACAAGTACAGATGAAGGGCATGGGAGCTACTCCTCA TAATAAAAAGGTGTTACTGGACAACGGACTCAGAGTAGAG GTACCACCTCATGTTTTAACGGGTGATAAGATACTTATTGACACCACTGACAACTCATACATAAGCAG GGCTTAA